Proteins from a genomic interval of Candidatus Rubidus massiliensis:
- the dnaN gene encoding DNA polymerase III subunit beta: MKFVIATEELNYLINKCLNVVAQKSTLPILSNFLLEAKNGELILTATDLTVGVRCFTEAKIIEDGAVALPAKKFAQLVRELTAANIEITSHSNDIVEISANSSKFKIHGMNKNEFPSLPDVTDATQFKISQKTLKELFNQTSFAVSREENRYVLTGLYLQIENGIATFIGTDGKRLAKAYAKIDINPQFKGSYIVPAKAVEEMAKNLEEESDATVFLMHDKIAVEASQTTIITKLLAGEYPDVSRVIPQNHEFVLQIHREELITLLRQISLFTADANHSVRFTFQNGELKLTANSIDIGEGKVSMPVNYHGQKLEIAFNPTYCLHILNHCKKDDVETITLAITDAYNPGIITPEENIKESPTPLYVLMPMRLNEE; this comes from the coding sequence ATGAAGTTTGTTATTGCTACAGAAGAATTAAATTATTTAATTAATAAATGCTTAAATGTTGTGGCTCAAAAATCAACGCTACCTATTTTGTCAAATTTTTTACTCGAAGCTAAGAATGGAGAATTAATTCTTACTGCTACGGATTTAACAGTTGGCGTTAGATGTTTTACAGAAGCTAAAATTATAGAGGATGGGGCGGTAGCATTACCTGCAAAAAAATTTGCACAGTTGGTAAGAGAACTAACAGCTGCCAATATAGAAATTACCTCTCATTCTAATGACATTGTCGAAATCTCTGCCAATTCTTCAAAATTTAAAATTCATGGCATGAATAAAAATGAGTTTCCGTCTTTACCAGATGTGACAGATGCAACTCAGTTTAAAATTTCACAAAAGACACTCAAAGAATTATTCAATCAAACCTCTTTTGCGGTATCGAGAGAAGAAAATAGATATGTATTAACAGGGCTGTATTTGCAGATAGAAAATGGAATAGCCACTTTTATTGGAACAGATGGAAAAAGATTAGCTAAAGCTTATGCAAAAATTGATATTAATCCTCAATTTAAAGGAAGCTATATCGTTCCAGCAAAAGCTGTAGAAGAAATGGCTAAAAATTTAGAAGAAGAAAGTGATGCTACAGTTTTTCTAATGCATGATAAAATCGCTGTTGAAGCTTCTCAAACAACGATTATTACAAAATTATTAGCTGGTGAATATCCTGATGTTAGTAGGGTAATCCCACAAAATCATGAGTTTGTATTGCAGATACATAGAGAAGAATTAATTACGTTACTAAGACAGATTTCACTATTTACGGCTGACGCTAACCACTCTGTAAGGTTTACTTTTCAAAATGGAGAATTAAAACTTACGGCAAATTCAATTGACATTGGGGAAGGAAAAGTTTCGATGCCAGTTAATTATCATGGACAAAAATTGGAAATAGCTTTTAATCCAACCTATTGTTTACACATCTTAAATCACTGCAAAAAAGATGATGTAGAAACAATTACATTAGCAATAACCGATGCATATAATCCAGGTATTATAACTCCAGAAGAAAATATAAAAGAATCCCCTACTCCTCTTTACGTATTGATGCCGATGCGGCTTAATGAAGAATAA
- a CDS encoding Peptidase M16 inactive domain protein — translation MLKTFVSLLILFFSSSVFCEQPLIEKIPEVGVTRVTLKNGMRLILKPTDFEADEVIIRFFASGGYGSLKQEDRIIGALASGVLWESGLSDLSADQVSVLLYENSVDFSVKIKPFFRLIEGTCDEDGLKTFFKVTNWVFTQPNFTKNGLNEVKLKSKTVFEKKAIDFDNVYEDRFMAINTQNHNAFKPFVFEEMQNVELKKIETVFKQFFSSPQDFVVTIIGDFEIETILPLIDKYLAVIPSKNSSISYNFNHFTFPNKIIEENIPLYSKTGSLSRITFPIKSRVNQDNIREVALACQAIEVRLRTVLTEKFGATYGIDVAYEFPFYPYLYHPWITVQFRSEPEAIASISKTILAELQSLQNQKQSFLETEIEDAILQQKRSDEFWMHDNYYWSVVLSNYSLWNWDLKNLLTNLSTHSEDTPQKIQNDLKTFFDINRYTIISSNRK, via the coding sequence ATGCTAAAGACATTTGTTTCCCTATTGATTCTATTCTTTTCTAGTAGTGTTTTTTGCGAGCAACCTTTAATAGAAAAAATACCAGAAGTTGGCGTAACAAGAGTTACCTTAAAAAATGGAATGCGATTAATATTAAAGCCAACTGATTTTGAAGCCGATGAAGTGATCATTCGTTTTTTTGCGTCGGGTGGTTATGGTTCATTAAAACAAGAAGACAGAATCATTGGAGCTTTGGCATCCGGAGTTTTATGGGAATCAGGATTGTCCGATTTAAGTGCGGATCAAGTGAGCGTTTTGCTATATGAAAACTCTGTTGATTTTTCTGTAAAAATTAAGCCTTTTTTTCGTTTAATTGAAGGCACCTGTGATGAAGATGGATTGAAAACTTTTTTTAAAGTTACTAATTGGGTGTTTACTCAGCCAAATTTTACAAAAAATGGCCTTAATGAAGTAAAATTGAAATCGAAAACCGTTTTTGAAAAAAAAGCGATTGATTTTGACAACGTGTATGAAGATAGATTTATGGCTATTAATACTCAAAATCATAATGCTTTCAAACCCTTTGTTTTCGAAGAGATGCAAAATGTAGAGTTAAAAAAAATAGAAACGGTGTTTAAACAATTTTTTTCTTCTCCCCAAGATTTTGTTGTGACTATCATTGGCGATTTTGAAATTGAAACGATTTTGCCTTTAATTGATAAATATTTAGCAGTTATTCCATCCAAAAACTCCTCGATATCTTATAATTTTAATCATTTTACTTTTCCAAACAAAATAATCGAAGAAAATATCCCTTTATACAGCAAGACTGGTAGTTTGAGTCGGATTACTTTTCCAATTAAAAGTCGAGTAAATCAAGACAATATTCGAGAAGTGGCCCTTGCCTGTCAAGCGATAGAAGTACGTTTGAGAACGGTATTAACTGAAAAATTTGGAGCAACATATGGGATAGATGTTGCCTATGAATTTCCTTTTTATCCTTATTTATACCACCCTTGGATTACCGTACAATTTAGAAGTGAGCCAGAAGCAATAGCGTCAATTAGTAAAACAATTTTGGCAGAATTACAATCTTTGCAAAATCAAAAGCAATCATTTTTAGAAACTGAAATTGAAGATGCCATTTTACAACAAAAAAGAAGTGATGAATTTTGGATGCACGATAACTATTACTGGTCTGTCGTTTTATCTAATTATTCTTTATGGAATTGGGATTTAAAAAATCTTCTTACAAACTTATCTACACATTCTGAAGATACTCCTCAAAAGATTCAAAATGATTTAAAAACTTTTTTTGATATTAATCGATACACAATTATTTCATCCAATCGAAAATGA
- a CDS encoding ankyrin repeat protein gives MHSLDNNISWTNFYCELVEQELQIIASKREPTVEIIKCFKATLKQGVKAGFQVNGNLASLDTKPLHYAAEKGCLMIAYFLKKLHSDSNGYDNSLKTPLFKAVNHNQKEMVELLLKKLEANPLLFSLKENILPITIATNPEIIRLFKNAYLCNLALGPINNKYTPFHWNVTIVNVEGIKALIECGFADAYCNNESALELAQRLQKDPAYSNKLQKLEEIFKLLSQHTIRYGTKESSFPTNHEDNETAIVLFKPESSFFNKTITSIRNFLSMIKLI, from the coding sequence ATGCATTCTTTAGACAATAATATCTCCTGGACAAACTTTTATTGCGAACTTGTAGAACAAGAACTACAAATTATAGCTTCTAAAAGAGAGCCTACTGTAGAGATTATCAAATGCTTTAAGGCAACTTTAAAACAAGGTGTTAAGGCGGGTTTTCAAGTTAATGGTAACTTAGCGAGTCTCGATACGAAGCCGCTTCATTATGCTGCTGAAAAAGGCTGCCTTATGATCGCTTACTTCTTAAAAAAACTCCATTCCGATTCTAATGGTTATGATAATTCGTTAAAGACACCATTATTTAAAGCTGTTAACCACAACCAAAAAGAGATGGTAGAATTATTATTAAAAAAACTAGAAGCTAATCCCCTCCTTTTTTCACTTAAGGAAAATATCCTTCCTATTACAATAGCTACAAATCCTGAGATTATTCGCCTATTTAAAAACGCTTATCTTTGTAATTTGGCTTTAGGACCAATTAATAATAAATATACCCCTTTTCATTGGAATGTAACGATAGTAAATGTAGAGGGAATAAAAGCTTTAATAGAATGTGGATTTGCAGACGCTTACTGTAACAACGAATCAGCCCTAGAATTGGCACAACGTTTACAAAAAGACCCAGCTTACAGTAATAAATTGCAAAAGTTAGAAGAGATTTTTAAACTTTTAAGTCAACATACGATACGTTATGGGACTAAAGAAAGCTCTTTTCCAACAAATCATGAAGATAATGAGACGGCTATCGTTTTATTCAAGCCCGAATCTTCTTTTTTTAATAAAACAATTACTTCAATTAGAAATTTTTTAAGCATGATAAAATTAATCTAG
- the oxdC_1 gene encoding Oxalate decarboxylase OxdC encodes MSTNYYFNLDNYIEQNKKIYGNIVHITSQEVKGLSRASFVYLELKSQSSLSPLWHTNANKIGYCNSGKFLITIRSPEKKDTFYLEKGDVFFVPMGFIHQITNIGSEAGTILFSFNCDLPKTMELTKSVYSLNTSVFDNVFYSKGKPILDHLKSAKTMENITFVNDIPQNGSNTSSYKFSLESSPKIIEYKSGYLQEAVKNDFSILEGLSILRFSVEPGCAVEPHWHPNASELIFVLEGHSKISMLEPEGDVTEFEVRKNQGSFVPASNFHNIENIGSDSLEVIAFFNHENPNYIGLGEAVYSFPAQLLSSYFNVDPEIFTNIHFTEKPLVIVPADLN; translated from the coding sequence ATGAGTACAAATTACTACTTCAATTTAGACAACTATATAGAGCAAAACAAGAAAATATATGGTAATATCGTACACATCACTTCTCAGGAAGTAAAAGGATTGTCTCGCGCTTCCTTTGTTTATCTTGAATTAAAAAGCCAATCTTCCTTAAGCCCTTTATGGCATACTAATGCTAATAAAATTGGGTATTGTAATTCCGGAAAATTTTTAATTACAATTCGTTCCCCTGAAAAAAAGGATACTTTTTATTTAGAAAAAGGTGATGTCTTTTTTGTTCCTATGGGTTTTATTCATCAAATCACAAATATAGGTTCAGAAGCTGGGACGATTTTATTTAGTTTTAATTGCGATCTACCAAAAACTATGGAACTAACAAAATCAGTTTATTCCTTAAATACATCCGTTTTTGATAATGTCTTTTATAGCAAGGGTAAACCGATTTTAGATCATTTAAAATCAGCAAAAACTATGGAAAACATAACTTTTGTGAACGATATACCACAAAATGGCAGTAATACGAGTAGTTATAAATTTTCATTAGAAAGTAGCCCTAAAATCATAGAATATAAAAGTGGTTACCTACAAGAGGCTGTGAAAAATGATTTCTCCATTTTAGAGGGCCTAAGTATTCTTCGTTTTTCAGTCGAGCCAGGCTGCGCTGTTGAGCCACATTGGCATCCCAATGCTAGTGAATTAATTTTTGTATTAGAAGGTCACAGCAAAATTTCTATGTTAGAACCAGAAGGTGATGTGACAGAATTTGAAGTTAGAAAAAATCAAGGTTCCTTTGTTCCTGCATCCAATTTTCACAATATTGAAAATATTGGTTCTGATTCTTTGGAAGTAATAGCGTTTTTTAATCACGAAAACCCAAACTATATAGGTCTTGGAGAGGCTGTCTATTCTTTTCCTGCACAACTCCTTTCATCTTATTTTAATGTAGATCCTGAAATATTTACTAATATTCATTTTACTGAAAAACCCTTAGTCATAGTGCCAGCCGATTTAAATTAG
- the folD gene encoding Bifunctional protein FolD protein, producing MIIDGKKIAEEIFEELEKKIKKNSFIKPCLAVVLVGDNPASSIYVKKKIEACEKVGIKSLFYKLDATISEKELLNRIDDLNRNKQVNGILVQLPLPSHIDPQKVTLSISPEKDVDGFHPINLGKILTGETNGFVPCTPLGIKVLFEKINVNLSGKHVVIVGRSNIVGKPLAALLMQNAPFANATVSIVHSKSENIKQLCLLADVIVVAIGKPLWLKKEYVKKDAIVIDVGINRLETSPGKYKIVGDVDFKEVLPLCKAITPVPGGIGPITIAMLLQNTYMGYIRQHQ from the coding sequence ATGATTATTGATGGAAAAAAAATTGCGGAAGAAATTTTCGAAGAACTTGAAAAAAAAATTAAGAAAAATTCTTTCATAAAACCTTGCCTTGCCGTAGTTTTGGTTGGTGATAACCCAGCATCTTCTATATACGTAAAAAAAAAGATTGAAGCTTGCGAAAAAGTTGGAATAAAATCTTTATTTTACAAATTAGATGCCACTATTTCTGAAAAAGAATTGCTGAATAGGATAGACGATTTAAATCGAAACAAGCAAGTGAATGGTATTTTGGTCCAATTACCTCTGCCTTCACACATTGATCCTCAAAAGGTTACTTTGAGTATATCCCCAGAAAAAGATGTAGATGGATTTCATCCTATCAACCTTGGGAAAATTTTAACTGGAGAAACAAACGGTTTTGTCCCTTGTACACCACTTGGCATAAAAGTTTTATTCGAAAAAATCAATGTTAATTTGTCAGGAAAACATGTCGTAATTGTTGGCAGAAGTAACATTGTCGGTAAGCCCCTAGCAGCTCTTTTAATGCAAAATGCTCCCTTTGCTAACGCTACAGTTTCAATCGTCCATAGTAAAAGTGAAAATATTAAACAACTATGCTTGCTTGCAGATGTTATAGTTGTAGCTATTGGAAAACCATTATGGTTAAAAAAAGAATATGTTAAAAAGGATGCAATTGTAATTGATGTTGGTATTAACAGGTTAGAAACATCTCCTGGAAAATATAAAATTGTTGGGGATGTGGATTTTAAAGAGGTACTACCACTTTGTAAGGCCATAACTCCAGTACCTGGAGGAATTGGACCCATAACAATTGCGATGCTATTACAAAACACTTATATGGGTTACATAAGACAGCATCAATGA
- the apbE gene encoding Thiamine biosynthesis lipoprotein ApbE precursor, with translation MKKNILLLIFVFSWLASCTNATKPKNPVEFKGIKMTIPYSILIGHSLTRQEQKLLERNIDEIFDKIDTTYNKWNPLSEISKINNLDKNQPLTISEELSQFLKFVQSIVYLTDHFYDPTVEPLQKLWVSKLNKKTMPSQKEIDEIMPAIGWHNLHINKNIIFKDHPKTKLDLSGIAKGLAIDLLITRIENLGYNNALVEWGGEIRTIGSHPEGRPWSIFIRNINAVDLDNAIDRISLIDKAIATSGDYLQFWDIVNAENGQTLTYFHIINPKTGIPLTTNLDSIASVSVTAPSCAFADAIATACMVAGNKEQAIEWSEKIKGLFPFIDFWIANRSK, from the coding sequence ATGAAAAAGAATATTTTGCTATTAATCTTTGTTTTTTCTTGGCTGGCAAGCTGCACAAATGCCACAAAGCCAAAAAATCCTGTAGAATTTAAGGGTATTAAAATGACAATTCCTTATTCTATTTTGATTGGACATTCATTGACAAGGCAAGAGCAAAAATTATTGGAAAGAAACATCGATGAAATTTTTGATAAAATCGATACCACTTATAATAAATGGAATCCATTGTCAGAGATATCAAAAATTAATAACCTCGATAAAAACCAACCCCTTACAATATCTGAGGAATTGAGTCAATTTTTAAAATTTGTCCAATCAATTGTTTACTTAACAGACCATTTTTATGACCCAACCGTTGAGCCCTTACAAAAATTGTGGGTCAGTAAACTGAATAAAAAAACAATGCCTTCCCAAAAGGAAATTGATGAGATTATGCCAGCCATTGGCTGGCATAATCTACACATTAATAAAAATATTATCTTTAAAGATCACCCTAAAACTAAACTTGATTTAAGTGGCATTGCTAAAGGGCTCGCTATTGATTTACTCATAACTCGGATTGAAAATTTAGGTTATAATAACGCTTTGGTAGAATGGGGAGGAGAAATTCGTACCATAGGAAGTCATCCAGAAGGTAGGCCATGGTCTATTTTTATAAGAAATATAAATGCAGTAGACCTAGATAATGCCATCGATAGGATATCTTTAATAGATAAAGCCATTGCTACAAGTGGCGATTATTTACAATTTTGGGATATTGTAAATGCAGAAAATGGGCAAACTCTAACTTATTTTCATATAATTAATCCAAAGACTGGAATCCCTTTAACTACAAATCTTGACTCAATTGCTAGCGTGAGCGTTACGGCCCCTTCTTGTGCCTTTGCCGATGCAATAGCTACAGCGTGCATGGTGGCGGGAAATAAAGAACAGGCGATTGAATGGAGTGAAAAGATAAAAGGATTATTTCCCTTTATTGATTTTTGGATAGCTAATAGATCAAAGTAA
- the recF gene encoding DNA replication and repair protein RecF codes for MIVKSLILRNFRLYPEVSFAFGSKLNVFYGKNATGKTSILEAIQFFVNFRSFRTPYLADLISKEQKYFSAELRFSRHGIDQKIYVYYSPKEKKVIYNSTNCPSFSSLLGLLKGVIIVPEDIEIIKGSPQSRREFLDIFLMQIDPMFVHHLNRYQRAMKQRNTLLKLKRKDGIENWEHEMALSANYISLKRNELTQQLVPIVEKIYYQISNENFPLAIRYKSNLKVEKNNLYEEYIRLFCSNRNKEMEIGLTMEGPHKDDITFKVDKAEIKHFGSEGQLRTLVIALKLAQWIQLKNITGMSPLAFIDDISIHLDKNRKEALNVFLEEFDQTFITTTEVPISQTANNRYFLIT; via the coding sequence ATGATAGTAAAATCTTTGATTTTAAGAAACTTCAGGCTCTACCCTGAAGTTTCTTTTGCATTTGGATCTAAACTTAATGTTTTTTATGGCAAAAATGCTACAGGTAAAACATCCATATTAGAAGCTATTCAATTTTTTGTTAATTTTCGCTCCTTTCGAACACCTTATTTAGCTGATTTAATCAGTAAAGAACAAAAATATTTTTCAGCAGAACTTAGGTTTAGTCGTCACGGAATTGATCAGAAAATCTACGTCTACTATAGCCCTAAAGAAAAAAAAGTTATTTATAATTCGACTAATTGTCCTTCTTTTTCAAGTTTATTAGGTCTTTTAAAGGGGGTAATTATTGTTCCTGAAGATATAGAAATTATCAAAGGCTCTCCTCAATCTAGAAGAGAGTTTTTAGATATATTTCTTATGCAAATTGATCCGATGTTTGTCCACCATCTGAATCGTTATCAACGTGCTATGAAGCAACGCAATACTTTACTAAAGTTAAAAAGAAAGGATGGGATAGAAAACTGGGAGCATGAAATGGCTCTATCAGCAAATTATATATCGTTAAAAAGAAATGAGTTAACTCAACAATTAGTTCCAATTGTTGAAAAAATCTATTATCAAATATCTAATGAAAATTTCCCTTTAGCTATCCGTTATAAAAGTAATCTAAAAGTTGAAAAGAACAATTTATACGAAGAATACATTCGTCTTTTTTGTAGTAATCGAAATAAAGAAATGGAAATAGGGCTGACAATGGAAGGGCCCCATAAAGATGATATAACATTTAAAGTTGATAAAGCTGAAATAAAACACTTTGGAAGTGAAGGGCAATTAAGGACCCTTGTAATTGCGTTAAAGCTGGCTCAATGGATTCAACTAAAAAACATCACAGGAATGAGTCCTTTGGCTTTCATTGATGACATTAGTATTCATTTGGATAAAAATCGAAAAGAGGCATTAAACGTATTTCTTGAAGAGTTTGATCAGACATTTATCACAACAACAGAAGTGCCAATATCGCAAACAGCAAATAATCGATATTTTTTAATAACTTGA
- a CDS encoding putative ABC transporter ATP-binding protein, which yields MVNNLPKTLLKFVLYFIKEHWVSILFIQIFCFAWAIDHTLWPYVLMLVVDTVTNYASDKSEALHLLVKPLALGAVLWISVEISYRVSGFLMATIFPKIEASIRMNMFNYVQKHSYNYFSNNFAGTISNKISDMPLAVGRILQTIITLFFPVVLALMISIAMFAYVQPMFAFILISWVVIHVCVCLLFAKKCDKYSDVHSESRSVLSGKIVDSLTNHINVRLFSRHSFEKEYLKKYQSDEIKKHKDSLIYVEKMKMLLGIICFFGAFVGINGFMIYSWMLDQITAGEVVFIFNTSWNITMMVWLAGLEIPTLFKEIGICRQALTVIQAPHDLKDHELSRKMQIKKGEIIFDKVSFRYSKKNQLFNKKSVHINAGEKVGLVGFSGSGKTSFVHLILRYFDVNEGKIIIDGQDIALATQESLRSQIALIPQDPILFHRSLMENIRYSRLDATDEEVIEASKKAHCHDFIQKMPEGYYTLVGERGIKLSGGQRQRIAIARAILKNAPIVILDEATSALDSVTERHIQESLAELMKGKTTLVIAHRLSTLANMDRVLVFAEGKIVEEGTHQELSQANSFYAKMWDMQQGGFLPKDHNEEEESYEEEFEEETNSNPNEDSFWPDLFSVDERRLQSSKKR from the coding sequence ATGGTTAATAATTTGCCAAAAACTTTACTAAAGTTCGTTCTTTATTTTATAAAAGAACATTGGGTTTCTATTCTCTTTATTCAGATTTTTTGTTTTGCATGGGCAATAGATCACACGCTTTGGCCCTATGTATTAATGCTTGTGGTAGATACTGTCACAAATTACGCATCGGATAAATCAGAAGCTCTACATTTATTAGTCAAACCTTTAGCCCTAGGAGCTGTTCTTTGGATATCAGTTGAAATTTCCTATAGGGTTTCAGGCTTTTTAATGGCTACCATTTTTCCAAAAATAGAAGCTTCTATTCGAATGAATATGTTTAATTATGTTCAAAAACACTCTTATAATTATTTTTCCAATAATTTTGCTGGGACAATTTCTAATAAAATTAGTGATATGCCTTTAGCTGTCGGTAGAATACTTCAAACAATTATTACGCTATTTTTTCCTGTTGTCTTAGCTTTGATGATTTCGATCGCTATGTTTGCTTATGTGCAACCTATGTTTGCTTTTATTTTGATCAGTTGGGTTGTAATTCACGTTTGTGTGTGTTTATTATTCGCCAAAAAATGTGATAAATATTCAGATGTTCATTCTGAATCGAGGAGCGTTTTATCGGGAAAAATCGTGGATAGCTTAACTAATCACATCAATGTAAGACTATTTAGCCGCCACTCATTTGAGAAAGAATATTTAAAGAAATATCAAAGTGATGAAATTAAAAAACATAAAGATTCTTTAATCTATGTCGAAAAAATGAAAATGCTTTTAGGCATTATATGCTTTTTTGGAGCGTTTGTTGGTATTAACGGTTTTATGATTTATTCATGGATGTTAGATCAAATAACAGCTGGTGAAGTAGTTTTTATTTTTAATACGTCATGGAATATTACTATGATGGTTTGGCTCGCAGGTCTTGAGATTCCCACGTTATTTAAAGAGATTGGCATTTGTAGACAAGCTTTGACTGTTATCCAAGCACCGCATGATTTAAAAGACCATGAGTTAAGTCGAAAAATGCAGATAAAGAAAGGGGAAATTATATTCGATAAAGTATCTTTTCGTTATAGCAAAAAAAATCAATTGTTTAATAAAAAATCTGTACATATTAATGCTGGAGAAAAAGTTGGTTTAGTGGGCTTTTCAGGATCTGGGAAAACATCTTTTGTTCACTTAATTCTGCGTTATTTTGATGTTAATGAAGGTAAAATTATTATTGATGGTCAAGATATAGCCTTAGCTACTCAAGAATCTTTACGGTCGCAAATTGCTCTAATCCCTCAAGATCCAATATTATTTCATAGATCTTTGATGGAAAATATTCGCTATAGCCGTTTAGACGCAACGGATGAAGAAGTGATTGAAGCTTCCAAAAAAGCGCATTGCCACGATTTTATTCAAAAAATGCCTGAAGGCTATTATACATTAGTAGGCGAAAGGGGAATCAAACTTTCCGGTGGGCAAAGACAAAGGATTGCTATAGCTCGAGCTATTTTAAAAAATGCTCCGATTGTTATTCTAGATGAAGCTACGTCTGCACTCGATTCAGTTACGGAAAGGCATATTCAAGAAAGTTTAGCTGAATTAATGAAGGGCAAAACAACTTTGGTGATTGCTCATAGGCTTTCCACACTTGCTAATATGGATAGGGTTTTAGTTTTTGCTGAAGGAAAAATTGTAGAAGAGGGAACGCATCAAGAGTTGTCTCAAGCCAACAGCTTTTATGCTAAAATGTGGGACATGCAACAAGGTGGTTTTCTTCCTAAAGATCATAATGAGGAAGAAGAGTCTTATGAAGAGGAATTTGAAGAAGAAACAAATTCTAATCCAAATGAAGACTCTTTTTGGCCTGACTTATTCTCGGTAGATGAAAGACGTTTACAAAGTTCGAAAAAAAGATAA
- the rarA gene encoding Replication-associated recombination protein A: MSAPLADQLRPKTLEEIVGQDHLVGSNGFLKSIIDTKTPLSILLWGPPGSGKTSIARLYAKAFNYRFETLNAVFSGVADIKRIVKQAQEQPLFKGVVLFVDEIHRFNKAQQDAFLPYVENGTIILIGATAENPSFYINSALLSRLRVLTLNALNDKALEQILNKYEKNARPLPVNEEGKKILYQLANGDGRFFLNLVENIATLNIKHTLSEKELLQILQKKSALYDKKGDQHYNLISALHKSVRGSDPDAAIYWFTRMLDGGEDPLYIARRLIRMATEDIGLADPQALILAIAAKDAYEMLGSPEGELALAQIVIYLSLAPKSCATYDAFNKAKSIASKTSHLSPPNIILNAPTKLMKEIGYGKDYFYDHEAPEAFSGQNYFPEGLDRHHFYYPVERGFERELAKRIHYFSELRKKRNS, from the coding sequence ATGTCAGCACCTCTTGCAGATCAACTTAGACCAAAAACTTTAGAAGAAATAGTGGGCCAAGATCACTTGGTAGGATCTAATGGTTTTTTAAAATCGATAATCGATACCAAAACTCCCCTATCAATATTGTTGTGGGGACCTCCAGGATCTGGTAAAACATCGATAGCTCGTCTTTACGCTAAAGCATTTAATTATCGGTTTGAGACGTTAAATGCAGTTTTTAGTGGGGTCGCTGATATAAAAAGAATTGTTAAACAAGCTCAAGAACAACCTTTGTTTAAAGGTGTGGTTTTATTCGTAGATGAAATACATCGTTTTAATAAGGCTCAACAAGATGCTTTTTTACCCTATGTAGAAAATGGAACAATTATTTTGATCGGTGCAACAGCCGAAAATCCCTCCTTTTACATCAATAGTGCATTATTATCTAGATTAAGGGTTTTAACCCTAAATGCCTTAAATGATAAAGCATTAGAACAAATATTAAATAAGTATGAAAAAAATGCACGCCCTCTCCCAGTAAACGAAGAAGGCAAAAAAATTTTATATCAACTAGCTAACGGAGATGGAAGATTTTTTTTAAATCTAGTTGAAAATATAGCAACATTAAATATTAAACATACTCTTTCTGAAAAAGAATTGCTTCAAATATTACAAAAAAAATCTGCCCTCTATGACAAAAAAGGGGATCAACACTATAACTTAATTTCAGCTTTGCATAAATCTGTTAGAGGTTCAGATCCAGATGCTGCTATCTATTGGTTTACCAGAATGTTAGATGGTGGTGAAGATCCACTCTACATTGCTCGAAGATTAATTAGAATGGCAACCGAAGATATAGGACTTGCTGATCCTCAAGCACTTATTTTAGCAATTGCTGCAAAAGATGCTTACGAAATGCTTGGAAGTCCAGAAGGAGAACTGGCTTTAGCTCAAATTGTTATCTATTTAAGTTTAGCCCCAAAAAGTTGCGCAACTTATGATGCTTTTAATAAAGCAAAATCGATTGCATCCAAAACATCCCATTTATCGCCTCCAAATATTATATTAAATGCTCCAACTAAGCTAATGAAAGAGATTGGCTATGGAAAAGATTACTTTTACGATCATGAAGCTCCCGAAGCATTTTCTGGCCAAAACTACTTTCCAGAAGGGCTGGATCGACATCACTTTTACTATCCAGTAGAAAGAGGATTTGAAAGAGAATTAGCAAAAAGAATTCACTATTTTTCTGAACTTAGAAAAAAAAGAAATAGTTAA